From one Populus alba chromosome 17, ASM523922v2, whole genome shotgun sequence genomic stretch:
- the LOC118029760 gene encoding NADPH:adrenodoxin oxidoreductase, mitochondrial isoform X2, whose translation MAIFDQAIRRLSLSLSRRRSSLSFSTLSSNPLRVCVVGTGPAGFYTAEKMLKAHQGAEVDIIDRLPTPFGLVRSGVAPDHPETKIVMNQFSKVAQHERCSFFGNITLGSSVSLSELRELYHVYLSGIHSAREFVWWYNGHPDGKNLSPDLKSTDTAVILGQGNVALDVARILLQSTSVLATTDIASHALEALEQSSIRKVYLVGRRGPAQAACTAKELREVLGIKDLCIHINEVDLRISPEDEEVLKNNRIHRRVYELLSKAAASAPSRPSSSQRELHFVFFRKPDRFLDSGEGSGCVAGVHFEKTMLKAVAPGKQIAVGTGLYEDLDCGLVLKSIGYKSVPVDGLPFDHEKGVVPNIKGRVLTDTSGDHTLLEKGLYVCGWLKRGPTGIIATNLYCAEETVASISEDVHQGEIASASTLPKPGRQGLLQLLDNRGVRVVPFSAWEKIDSEERRLGNLRRKPREKLTTYEDLLKAATE comes from the exons ATGGCAATATTTGATCAAGCAATCAGACGGctgtcattatcattatcaagaagaagaagcagcttAAGCTTCTCAACACTTTCATCCAATCCTCTACGAGTCTGTGTTGTTGGAACTGGCCCTGCTGGCTTCTACACTGCTGAAAAG ATGTTGAAGGCGCATCAAGGAGCTGAAGTTGATATCATAGATCGTTTGCCCACGCCTTTCGGTTTAGTCCGCTCTGGCGTGGCACCTGACCACCCCGAAACtaag ATTGTGATGAACCAGTTCTCAAAGGTTGCGCAACATGAACGGTGctccttttttggaaatatCACTCTTGGATCCTCTGTCTCTCTTTCAGAACTTCGTGAGCTGTATCATGTG TATTTGTCAGGGATACACTCTGCTAGAGAATTTGTTTGGTGGTATAATGGGCACCCAGATGGCAAAAACTTGAGTCCTGATTTGAAGAGCACCGATACTGCTGTTATTCTAGGCCAG GGCAATGTAGCGCTTGATGTTGCCCGTATCCTCCTACAATCAACATCAGTGTTGGCAACAACTGATATTGCCAGTCATGCTTTGGAAGCTCTAGAGCAGAGCtctataag AAAAGTATATCTAGTTGGAAGACGTGGACCAGCCCAAGCAGCTTGTACTGCGAAAGAGCTAAGAGAAGTTCTTG GTATTAAAGATTTGTGTATTCACATCAATGAAGTTGATTTACGTATAAGTCCAGAAGATGAG GAAGTGCTTAAAAATAATCGAATCCATAGGAGGGTTTATGAGTTGCTTTCAAAAGCAGCTGCTTCAGCACCTTCTCGTCCTAGTTCAAGTCAGCGTGAACTTCACTTTGTTTTCTTCCGGAAACCTGATAGGTTTCTAGATTCAGGTGAAGGCAGTGGTTGTGTTGCTGGTGTGCATTTTGAGAAGACAATGCTTAAAG CTGTTGCCCCTGGAAAGCAGATTGCTGTGGGTACTGGATTATATGAGGACCTTGACTGCGg GTTGGTGCTAAAGAGCATTGGTTACAAATCAGTGCCAGTCGATGGTTTACCATTTGATCATGAAAAAG GTGTGGTTCCAAACATTAAAGGTCGTGTTCTTACTGATACTTCTGGAGATCATACGCTGCTCGAGAAAGGTCTTTATGTGTGTGGGTGGTTGAAGAGGGGGCCAACTGGGATTATTGCTACAAATCTCTACTGTGCTGAAGAAACA GTGGCAAGTATATCAGAAGATGTTCATCAAGGAGAGATAGCATCCGCGTCTACCTTGCCAAAGCCTGGCCGACAGGGACTCCTTCAGTTGCTTGACAATAGAGGTGTTAGAGTTGTTCCATTCAGCGCCTGGGAAAAGATCGACTCTGAAGAGAGAAGGCTTGGGAACTTGAGAAGGAAGCCTAGAGAAAAATTAACCACATATGAGGACCTACTGAAAGCTGCTACAGAGTGA
- the LOC118029669 gene encoding putative glutamine amidotransferase GAT1_2.1 → MSPDLSVILPRVLIVSRRSLRKNKFVDFVGEYHLDLLVGYGAVPVIVPRVSGVHMLLDSFEPIHGVLLCEGEDVDPSLYEAETSNLSLEELEEIRRIHASDTAIDREKDSIELRLAKLCFERNIPYLGICRGSQVLNVASGGTLYQDIEKEVSKEFHESQRVKHMDYDNYDGHRHVVKVVENTPFHDWFRDSLEEDKMEILVNSYHHQGVNRLAQRFVPMAFAPDGLIEGFYDPDAFNPEEGKFIMGLQFHPERMRQDDTDKFDYPGCPRAYQEFVKAVIAYQKKLNSSTTSVPRPLKPDQAMEKKRKNIVRSFFLARNTYTTGQRMNPSKESELQAGAEFLESNTALSLQQENRLKQMGATVRNAGSYIERLRMNEEREDLAKNVMGKMSVEQLSDLLSFYHMMGQICSEVLDRKLNGIVHGIGS, encoded by the exons ATGTCTCCTGATCTCTCTGTTATACTCCCTCGTGTTCTCATCGTCTCTAGACGCAGCCTCCgcaaaaacaaatttgtagATTTTGTTG gTGAATATCATCTTGATCTTCTAGTTGGCTATGGTGCAGTACCGGTTATCGTGCCCCGTGTTAGTGGGGTGCACATGTTGTTAGATAGTTTTGAGCCTATCCATGGTGTTCTTCTTTGTGAAGGAGAAGATGTCGATCCATCCTTATATGAAGCTGAGACATCTAATCTTTCACTAGAAGAATTAGAAGAAATCAGGAGGATTCATGCAAGTGATACAGCTATTGATAGAGAGAAGGATTCGATTGAGTTGAGGCTTGCAAAACTCTGCTTCGAAAGAAACATACCTTATCTGGGGATTTGCAGAGGATCTCAAGTTCTGAATGTTGCTTCTGGGGGTACCCTTTATCAGGACATTGAAAAGGAGGTTTCAAAAGAATTTCACGAGTCTCAAAGAGTGAAGCACATGGATTATGATAATTATGATGGGCATAGACATGTGGTTAAGGTGGTAGAGAACACCCCTTTTCATGACTGGTTTAGGGATTCTCTGGAAGAAGATAAAATGGAGATTTTGGTTAATAGTTATCACCACCAGGGGGTGAATAGGTTAGCACAAAGATTTGTGCCCATGGCGTTCGCACCAGATGGATTGATTGAGGGGTTTTATGATCCTGATGCTTTTAATCCTGAAGAGGGTAAGTTCATAATGGGACTTCAATTCCATCCAGAGAGAATGAGGCAGGATGACACCGACAAGTTTGATTATCCAGGATGCCCAAGGGCCTATCAG GAATTTGTCAAGGCTGTGATTGCTTATCAGAAGAAGCTCAACAGTAGTACTACATCTGTGCCAAGGCCTCTCAAACCAGATCAAGcaatggagaagaaaaggaagaatatAGTTAGAAGTTTCTTTCTTGCAAGAAACACATACACTACTGGCCAAAGAATGAATCCATCAAAGGAATCAGAACTACAAGCTGGAGCAGAATTCCTAGAG TCCAACACAGCTCTGAGCTTACAACAAGAGAACAGATTGAAGCAGATGGGTGCAACAGTGAGGAATGCAGGTTCCTACATTGAAAGACTGAGGATGAATGAGGAGAGGGAAGATTTGGCAAAAAATGTGATGGGAAAAATGTCTGTAGAGCAGTTGTCTGACTTGTTGTCTTTCTACCATATGATGGGACAGATTTGCTCAGAAGTTTTAGATAGAAAGCTGAATGGCATTGTCCATGGCATCGGTTCTTGA
- the LOC118029716 gene encoding non-specific lipid-transfer protein 2 codes for MKMASFFMVVTVVTAMLLAEAQVSQAQTCNPGQLSPCLGAIMSSTPPSTICCSKLKEQEPCLCGYLKDPSLKQFVSSPGATKVASDCGVPYPSC; via the coding sequence atgaagatggcGTCTTTTTTCATGGTTGTGACGGTGGTCACGGCGATGTTACTAGCTGAAGCACAAGTGTCACAAGCACAGACATGTAACCCAGGGCAGTTGAGCCCATGCCTAGGAGCAATCATGTCCTCTACACCACCCTCCACCATTTGCTGCAGCAAATTGAAGGAGCAGGAGCCATGTCTCTGTGGATACCTCAAGGATCCGAGCCTCAAGCAGTTTGTTTCCTCTCCTGGTGCTACAAAGGTTGCTAGTGATTGTGGCGTTCCCTACCCTAGTTGCTAA
- the LOC118029760 gene encoding NADPH:adrenodoxin oxidoreductase, mitochondrial isoform X3, whose translation MNQFSKVAQHERCSFFGNITLGSSVSLSELRELYHVVVLAYGAESDRALGIPGEYLSGIHSAREFVWWYNGHPDGKNLSPDLKSTDTAVILGQGNVALDVARILLQSTSVLATTDIASHALEALEQSSIRKVYLVGRRGPAQAACTAKELREVLGIKDLCIHINEVDLRISPEDEEVLKNNRIHRRVYELLSKAAASAPSRPSSSQRELHFVFFRKPDRFLDSGEGSGCVAGVHFEKTMLKAVAPGKQIAVGTGLYEDLDCGLVLKSIGYKSVPVDGLPFDHEKGVVPNIKGRVLTDTSGDHTLLEKGLYVCGWLKRGPTGIIATNLYCAEETVASISEDVHQGEIASASTLPKPGRQGLLQLLDNRGVRVVPFSAWEKIDSEERRLGNLRRKPREKLTTYEDLLKAATE comes from the exons ATGAACCAGTTCTCAAAGGTTGCGCAACATGAACGGTGctccttttttggaaatatCACTCTTGGATCCTCTGTCTCTCTTTCAGAACTTCGTGAGCTGTATCATGTG GTAGTGCTCGCTTACGGTGCTGAGAGCGATAGAGCTCTAGGTATTCCAGGAGAA TATTTGTCAGGGATACACTCTGCTAGAGAATTTGTTTGGTGGTATAATGGGCACCCAGATGGCAAAAACTTGAGTCCTGATTTGAAGAGCACCGATACTGCTGTTATTCTAGGCCAG GGCAATGTAGCGCTTGATGTTGCCCGTATCCTCCTACAATCAACATCAGTGTTGGCAACAACTGATATTGCCAGTCATGCTTTGGAAGCTCTAGAGCAGAGCtctataag AAAAGTATATCTAGTTGGAAGACGTGGACCAGCCCAAGCAGCTTGTACTGCGAAAGAGCTAAGAGAAGTTCTTG GTATTAAAGATTTGTGTATTCACATCAATGAAGTTGATTTACGTATAAGTCCAGAAGATGAG GAAGTGCTTAAAAATAATCGAATCCATAGGAGGGTTTATGAGTTGCTTTCAAAAGCAGCTGCTTCAGCACCTTCTCGTCCTAGTTCAAGTCAGCGTGAACTTCACTTTGTTTTCTTCCGGAAACCTGATAGGTTTCTAGATTCAGGTGAAGGCAGTGGTTGTGTTGCTGGTGTGCATTTTGAGAAGACAATGCTTAAAG CTGTTGCCCCTGGAAAGCAGATTGCTGTGGGTACTGGATTATATGAGGACCTTGACTGCGg GTTGGTGCTAAAGAGCATTGGTTACAAATCAGTGCCAGTCGATGGTTTACCATTTGATCATGAAAAAG GTGTGGTTCCAAACATTAAAGGTCGTGTTCTTACTGATACTTCTGGAGATCATACGCTGCTCGAGAAAGGTCTTTATGTGTGTGGGTGGTTGAAGAGGGGGCCAACTGGGATTATTGCTACAAATCTCTACTGTGCTGAAGAAACA GTGGCAAGTATATCAGAAGATGTTCATCAAGGAGAGATAGCATCCGCGTCTACCTTGCCAAAGCCTGGCCGACAGGGACTCCTTCAGTTGCTTGACAATAGAGGTGTTAGAGTTGTTCCATTCAGCGCCTGGGAAAAGATCGACTCTGAAGAGAGAAGGCTTGGGAACTTGAGAAGGAAGCCTAGAGAAAAATTAACCACATATGAGGACCTACTGAAAGCTGCTACAGAGTGA
- the LOC118029760 gene encoding NADPH:adrenodoxin oxidoreductase, mitochondrial isoform X1, giving the protein MAIFDQAIRRLSLSLSRRRSSLSFSTLSSNPLRVCVVGTGPAGFYTAEKMLKAHQGAEVDIIDRLPTPFGLVRSGVAPDHPETKIVMNQFSKVAQHERCSFFGNITLGSSVSLSELRELYHVVVLAYGAESDRALGIPGEYLSGIHSAREFVWWYNGHPDGKNLSPDLKSTDTAVILGQGNVALDVARILLQSTSVLATTDIASHALEALEQSSIRKVYLVGRRGPAQAACTAKELREVLGIKDLCIHINEVDLRISPEDEEVLKNNRIHRRVYELLSKAAASAPSRPSSSQRELHFVFFRKPDRFLDSGEGSGCVAGVHFEKTMLKAVAPGKQIAVGTGLYEDLDCGLVLKSIGYKSVPVDGLPFDHEKGVVPNIKGRVLTDTSGDHTLLEKGLYVCGWLKRGPTGIIATNLYCAEETVASISEDVHQGEIASASTLPKPGRQGLLQLLDNRGVRVVPFSAWEKIDSEERRLGNLRRKPREKLTTYEDLLKAATE; this is encoded by the exons ATGGCAATATTTGATCAAGCAATCAGACGGctgtcattatcattatcaagaagaagaagcagcttAAGCTTCTCAACACTTTCATCCAATCCTCTACGAGTCTGTGTTGTTGGAACTGGCCCTGCTGGCTTCTACACTGCTGAAAAG ATGTTGAAGGCGCATCAAGGAGCTGAAGTTGATATCATAGATCGTTTGCCCACGCCTTTCGGTTTAGTCCGCTCTGGCGTGGCACCTGACCACCCCGAAACtaag ATTGTGATGAACCAGTTCTCAAAGGTTGCGCAACATGAACGGTGctccttttttggaaatatCACTCTTGGATCCTCTGTCTCTCTTTCAGAACTTCGTGAGCTGTATCATGTG GTAGTGCTCGCTTACGGTGCTGAGAGCGATAGAGCTCTAGGTATTCCAGGAGAA TATTTGTCAGGGATACACTCTGCTAGAGAATTTGTTTGGTGGTATAATGGGCACCCAGATGGCAAAAACTTGAGTCCTGATTTGAAGAGCACCGATACTGCTGTTATTCTAGGCCAG GGCAATGTAGCGCTTGATGTTGCCCGTATCCTCCTACAATCAACATCAGTGTTGGCAACAACTGATATTGCCAGTCATGCTTTGGAAGCTCTAGAGCAGAGCtctataag AAAAGTATATCTAGTTGGAAGACGTGGACCAGCCCAAGCAGCTTGTACTGCGAAAGAGCTAAGAGAAGTTCTTG GTATTAAAGATTTGTGTATTCACATCAATGAAGTTGATTTACGTATAAGTCCAGAAGATGAG GAAGTGCTTAAAAATAATCGAATCCATAGGAGGGTTTATGAGTTGCTTTCAAAAGCAGCTGCTTCAGCACCTTCTCGTCCTAGTTCAAGTCAGCGTGAACTTCACTTTGTTTTCTTCCGGAAACCTGATAGGTTTCTAGATTCAGGTGAAGGCAGTGGTTGTGTTGCTGGTGTGCATTTTGAGAAGACAATGCTTAAAG CTGTTGCCCCTGGAAAGCAGATTGCTGTGGGTACTGGATTATATGAGGACCTTGACTGCGg GTTGGTGCTAAAGAGCATTGGTTACAAATCAGTGCCAGTCGATGGTTTACCATTTGATCATGAAAAAG GTGTGGTTCCAAACATTAAAGGTCGTGTTCTTACTGATACTTCTGGAGATCATACGCTGCTCGAGAAAGGTCTTTATGTGTGTGGGTGGTTGAAGAGGGGGCCAACTGGGATTATTGCTACAAATCTCTACTGTGCTGAAGAAACA GTGGCAAGTATATCAGAAGATGTTCATCAAGGAGAGATAGCATCCGCGTCTACCTTGCCAAAGCCTGGCCGACAGGGACTCCTTCAGTTGCTTGACAATAGAGGTGTTAGAGTTGTTCCATTCAGCGCCTGGGAAAAGATCGACTCTGAAGAGAGAAGGCTTGGGAACTTGAGAAGGAAGCCTAGAGAAAAATTAACCACATATGAGGACCTACTGAAAGCTGCTACAGAGTGA